A part of Bacillus thuringiensis genomic DNA contains:
- a CDS encoding ATP-binding cassette domain-containing protein: protein MKVNQLIANNINKLDTAIPFNKSFGIAGLSGSGKTTFCQTIGEESKKRLVSLLPKAEYQNLFPNIMETNFSAIKMENMPLVLFLGKSSISSNPRSTIGTHTGVFTEVREKLAEVFHLSPEVFSFNNQLGWCTGCKGRGTTKNIECKKCKGKRYSEEIEQHTIDLFAKPHTISNINDLSVESILSLAEVLNISEAKQHILQNIINMNIGYLTLNRIMGTLSGGELTRLYLAEFMAVSENAVIIIDEISVGLDHETLLQILEEIKQLGCKNQIWLIDHSDTVLDTTDEQLFFGPGSGKYGGQIVKESPRPKPILSDLNKEVPTEYYTFQELYCRNIQMTEFQIPKNRLVTVTGESGCGKSTLVNECLATDFLKRYQKDKLVMVGQDRNQSITSRSTVATFLDIKKKLTKYSEDIDDIFERSIEDIIDELPNEDIAYKRLSLLIKLGLGYLTLERKTQTLSTGEFQCVHLVSELFANTRNLHTLFIFDEPSKGLSQNILNQFIDSVRGILQDESVSIIMIEHNSYMLESSDYIVDFGKRQLESIKHLDVLSHEEYYRQKSSVNHAEQIHISSALKHKEGVHYLEGNHINYFKNAENVYKGGILKSLSSMARLIYGEYKSDTIAPVVAIDLERHLYSQYSFLYEIGGLINHIVAAHPTNKDTRSFDFYSQDNHCPSCSGRLQIEVFDKDITIQDKNVPFWDGLFDPEIMKVLKFYQYEKIEFLFEEIKNELGHDLSKSYNDMSEEEKHTFWYGYFEKSFYDKKGKTRRTWVGFNTIIGGYIVISKAAIKEEIKTSKEMMTCPICEGTVLNHHKPLKFGNFDIREIINQPVDEVLKIIGDLPALHKLKSIVGGDMKLTEDVSLLPRKAQVALKMLELEQASFSNYEIVLQNVLPFWDEIKGSIESISVNNQVTICDFPNVYETRENIIDKYFTNGKYKKLTYVYEAFGYKKLVTQINKIRKNNPCPFCKGKKVITEDNLHDGVFKLTIPCVTCNATGISDEGLKEVVGAVDIQTWLTGKVSDVVDESFLTEAVSQIPIFNRIRELDKRDMMAVYECLECNH from the coding sequence ATGAAAGTAAATCAATTAATTGCTAATAACATAAATAAATTAGATACAGCTATTCCATTTAATAAGTCGTTTGGAATCGCTGGTTTATCAGGATCAGGTAAAACAACTTTTTGTCAAACAATTGGCGAAGAATCAAAAAAACGATTAGTTTCTTTATTGCCAAAGGCTGAATATCAAAATTTATTTCCTAATATCATGGAAACAAATTTTAGTGCTATTAAGATGGAGAATATGCCTTTAGTACTTTTTCTAGGAAAATCATCGATTTCTTCCAATCCACGTTCAACGATAGGTACTCATACTGGTGTGTTTACTGAAGTTCGCGAAAAACTTGCTGAAGTATTTCATCTTTCCCCTGAGGTTTTTTCGTTTAATAATCAGTTAGGTTGGTGTACTGGTTGTAAAGGCCGAGGCACTACTAAAAATATTGAGTGTAAAAAATGTAAGGGAAAACGTTATAGTGAAGAAATCGAACAACATACGATAGATTTATTTGCTAAACCACATACAATTTCAAATATTAATGATTTAAGTGTTGAATCTATTCTTTCGTTAGCAGAAGTGTTAAATATTAGTGAAGCAAAACAACATATACTGCAAAATATAATTAATATGAACATTGGTTATTTAACATTAAATCGAATTATGGGTACGTTGTCAGGTGGAGAGTTAACACGACTTTATTTGGCTGAATTCATGGCAGTAAGTGAAAATGCTGTAATTATTATTGATGAGATTTCAGTTGGACTTGATCATGAAACATTATTACAAATATTAGAAGAGATTAAGCAGTTAGGGTGTAAAAATCAAATTTGGCTCATTGATCATTCAGATACAGTACTGGATACAACAGATGAGCAATTGTTCTTTGGGCCTGGTAGCGGAAAATATGGTGGACAAATTGTGAAAGAATCACCAAGACCAAAACCAATACTGTCGGATTTAAATAAAGAAGTACCAACAGAATATTATACATTCCAAGAATTATATTGCCGTAATATCCAAATGACGGAGTTTCAAATTCCTAAAAATAGGCTTGTGACGGTTACAGGAGAATCTGGATGCGGGAAATCTACACTTGTTAACGAATGTTTAGCTACAGATTTCTTGAAACGATATCAAAAAGATAAATTAGTTATGGTAGGACAAGATCGAAATCAATCCATTACAAGTCGATCAACTGTAGCCACTTTCCTAGATATTAAAAAGAAATTAACAAAATATAGCGAAGATATTGATGATATTTTTGAGCGTTCGATTGAGGATATTATTGATGAACTTCCAAATGAAGATATTGCGTATAAACGCTTGAGTCTACTAATTAAATTAGGACTTGGTTATTTAACGTTAGAACGAAAAACACAAACATTATCAACAGGTGAGTTTCAATGTGTTCATTTAGTTTCGGAGTTATTTGCAAATACTAGAAATCTACATACATTATTTATTTTTGATGAGCCTTCAAAAGGTTTATCACAAAATATTTTAAATCAATTTATAGATAGTGTTAGAGGGATATTGCAAGATGAATCAGTCTCTATCATCATGATTGAACATAATAGCTACATGTTAGAAAGCTCTGATTATATTGTAGATTTCGGGAAAAGACAGCTTGAATCTATAAAGCATCTTGATGTACTAAGTCATGAAGAATATTATCGTCAAAAAAGCAGCGTAAATCATGCTGAGCAAATACATATTTCTTCAGCACTTAAGCATAAAGAAGGCGTTCACTATTTAGAAGGAAATCATATTAACTATTTTAAAAATGCCGAAAATGTTTATAAGGGTGGTATTTTAAAAAGTTTATCATCAATGGCCCGTTTAATTTATGGTGAATATAAATCTGATACAATTGCTCCTGTTGTTGCTATTGATCTTGAAAGACATTTATATAGTCAATATAGTTTCTTATATGAAATTGGTGGATTAATTAATCATATTGTAGCTGCTCATCCAACTAATAAAGATACGAGAAGTTTTGATTTCTATTCACAGGACAATCATTGTCCATCTTGTTCTGGACGTCTTCAAATTGAAGTTTTCGATAAAGATATTACAATTCAAGATAAAAATGTTCCATTTTGGGACGGTTTATTCGATCCGGAAATCATGAAAGTATTAAAATTTTATCAATATGAAAAAATAGAATTCCTATTTGAAGAAATTAAAAATGAGCTTGGTCACGATTTATCAAAGAGCTATAATGATATGTCAGAAGAAGAAAAGCATACGTTTTGGTACGGATATTTTGAAAAATCATTTTATGATAAAAAAGGAAAGACACGCAGAACATGGGTAGGATTTAATACGATTATTGGTGGATATATTGTTATTTCAAAAGCAGCTATTAAAGAAGAAATTAAGACTTCTAAAGAAATGATGACATGTCCAATTTGTGAAGGAACGGTTTTAAATCATCATAAACCACTTAAATTTGGTAACTTCGATATTCGTGAGATTATCAATCAACCAGTTGATGAAGTGTTGAAAATAATCGGTGATTTACCTGCGCTTCATAAATTGAAGTCTATAGTTGGTGGCGATATGAAATTGACAGAAGATGTTTCTTTATTGCCAAGGAAAGCACAAGTTGCACTGAAAATGTTGGAATTAGAACAGGCAAGCTTTTCAAACTATGAAATAGTGTTACAAAATGTTTTACCATTTTGGGACGAAATAAAAGGAAGTATTGAATCCATTAGCGTTAATAATCAAGTAACTATTTGTGATTTCCCTAATGTATATGAAACGAGAGAAAACATTATAGATAAGTACTTCACAAACGGTAAATATAAAAAACTTACGTATGTATACGAGGCGTTTGGATACAAAAAATTAGTTACCCAAATTAATAAAATTAGAAAAAATAATCCATGTCCATTTTGTAAAGGAAAGAAAGTTATAACAGAAGATAATCTACATGACGGCGTGTTTAAATTAACAATCCCATGTGTAACTTGTAATGCAACTGGTATTAGTGATGAAGGACTAAAAGAAGTTGTTGGGGCTGTGGATATACAAACATGGTTAACTGGAAAAGTTAGTGATGTTGTGGATGAGAGCTTTTTAACAGAAGCTGTTTCGCAAATACCAATTTTTAATCGCATTCGCGAATTGGATAAACGAGATATGATGGCGGTTTATGAATGTCTTGAGTGTAATCATTAA
- a CDS encoding PadR family transcriptional regulator, whose translation MDRTSLIKGHLEMCVLSILSIKKSYGYEIMKELEVNNLKLKGVGSIYPILTKLKNQEWVNTYQEVTDSGKVRIYYEINENGKIRLEKKINEWLELQSDIQTLLKSGLKGDLLK comes from the coding sequence ATGGATAGAACAAGTTTAATTAAAGGTCATTTAGAAATGTGTGTATTATCTATTTTGTCGATAAAGAAAAGTTATGGTTATGAGATTATGAAAGAACTTGAAGTAAACAATCTAAAATTGAAAGGAGTAGGAAGTATTTACCCCATTTTAACTAAGTTGAAAAATCAAGAGTGGGTTAATACTTATCAAGAAGTAACAGACAGTGGTAAAGTTAGAATTTATTATGAGATTAATGAAAATGGGAAAATACGTCTTGAGAAGAAAATTAATGAGTGGTTAGAATTGCAATCGGATATTCAAACATTATTAAAAAGCGGTTTGAAAGGAGACCTTTTGAAATGA
- a CDS encoding MerR family transcriptional regulator: MFKIGDFSKLSSISIRMLRHYDKVELLQPVKVDEQSGYRYYSAAQLKKVNRIQMLKGMGFNIASIKEIVESDNIDGIKEQFLNRSAQIKEDMNNLQKQLRLLEASIKTMREDVVEMNYHVSIKEIPERNVASVRKIIPSYNREGDLWDILMQEIQMKNSSIAHPNYSIAVFHDREYKENDVDVEIQLSILGKHENTNDVTFKKIESTHVASITVNGSYEQMTAVNEAAAKWIETEGYELAGPMFNIYHVSPAMESDPNKWVTEVCYPVK; this comes from the coding sequence ATGTTTAAAATAGGGGATTTTTCAAAACTATCTTCCATTAGTATACGTATGTTGAGACATTACGATAAAGTGGAATTATTACAACCAGTAAAAGTCGATGAGCAAAGTGGATATCGATACTATTCAGCAGCCCAATTAAAGAAAGTAAATCGAATTCAAATGTTAAAAGGTATGGGATTTAATATTGCTAGTATTAAAGAAATAGTAGAATCTGATAATATAGATGGTATAAAGGAACAATTTTTAAATCGTAGTGCTCAAATTAAGGAAGACATGAATAACCTCCAAAAACAATTACGTCTTCTCGAAGCCTCAATAAAAACGATGAGAGAGGATGTTGTTGAGATGAACTATCATGTTTCAATAAAAGAAATTCCAGAAAGAAATGTAGCTAGTGTTAGAAAGATTATTCCATCTTATAATCGCGAAGGGGATTTATGGGATATATTAATGCAAGAAATACAAATGAAAAATAGTAGTATTGCACATCCGAATTATAGTATTGCGGTTTTCCATGATCGCGAATACAAAGAAAATGATGTAGATGTAGAAATACAGTTAAGTATTTTAGGTAAACATGAAAATACAAATGATGTTACATTTAAAAAGATTGAATCCACTCATGTAGCTTCCATAACAGTTAATGGAAGTTATGAACAAATGACAGCTGTAAATGAAGCTGCGGCAAAATGGATTGAGACAGAAGGTTACGAATTAGCAGGCCCGATGTTTAATATTTATCATGTGAGTCCAGCGATGGAATCGGATCCTAATAAGTGGGTTACAGAAGTTTGTTATCCAGTTAAATGA